The nucleotide sequence GCTATCATGCCCCTCGCTTCCTGCCGCACGTGACCTTGCATGTGTGCGACGTGGCGCGGGATGCCGACCTCGATGCTGCACTCGATGAAGTGGCGCAGCGCTTCGCACCGTTCCAAATGCGGGCAGGCCCGACCGACCACTCGCCGGTGCGCTTCAAGGCGCTGTTCGTGCCGCTGTCCGGAGGCGATATCGTCGGTCTGGCGAATGCACTCTCAAGCGAGGTCGAATCCTGGTGCAGCACCCTAGGGAACGGAGGGGATTCGGCGGTCGCGTACCGTCTGGAGCCGCACTTGAGCCTTCTTTACCAGGTGCTACCGGAGGCAGAGCGCGCACGCCTTGCCGCGTGTCACGACTACGCAGGTGACGTCATCGATTTCGACCGC is from Betaproteobacteria bacterium and encodes:
- a CDS encoding 2'-5' RNA ligase family protein, with the protein product MKRPVAFWLLLGEAAMQRFVKCIDDLSARYHAPRFLPHVTLHVCDVARDADLDAALDEVAQRFAPFQMRAGPTDHSPVRFKALFVPLSGGDIVGLANALSSEVESWCSTLGNGGDSAVAYRLEPHLSLLYQVLPEAERARLAACHDYAGDVIDFDRITAVRPAPGAEDFACVEEWVILPPRLLVGTGR